In Opisthocomus hoazin isolate bOpiHoa1 chromosome 3, bOpiHoa1.hap1, whole genome shotgun sequence, a genomic segment contains:
- the TMEM67 gene encoding meckelin produces MVSSNGGSSIICQKCPENVSGVTQDGWNCITCPKGLTSEGKCKCLNNEILVERSIDGILLSEALCIRCNGSEQSFSASDASGNRCVRCEQTFINVSKSCDCSSPNILTGGLCFSASESLPPKGVATVRFGQLGITLTSAWFLKNLQSSASACWLYSNLTACQALGNMCVMNMNSLSSSSTDACGLFQYIYVNTARLGIVHSIAFWRHNLPWLYYGDQPGLASQVLEANHFPTMFTFKGTEKDVKLQFIAASFDAAGNFLKWQNLEGGILQLCPDTQTKLNAAYAFGTTYQQSCKISVSKILLDFTEPIFYDLFLEYKGDNGQQYLWDVPVLNLNLQYSEMFVNQGSNMNNWLLTRRFLLVDALSGKENDLGKLPRVIRIASKITISIRLVSHTQKGTIYPPLLTIAYTDVLLQNPESQSVMVSFSVNYEMNQSEAQIQTDITLGVLGGLAVLWSLLKTAGWKRRTGSSIIDLQTILKFLVFYAGDLANVFFVITAGTGIYWLVFFKAQQFVSVLLPLPSQEANFVTYIACAFSLKALQFLQLLVSQLTIDIFFIDWERPKGKVLKAVEGEGVIKSGAAPVSIWRTYFIANEWNEIQTVRKINPLFQVLAVLFFLEVVGFSNLALMDSSSSLTRSSESYIAPWSRILRFGVSAALWLAIAFLQVIFFSVFYERFVEDKISQFVDLCCMSNISVFLLSHSCFGYYIHGRSVHGHADTNMEEMNMNLKREAENLCSQRGLLPNTDGQTFQISISRKMRLHYDRIHETLTRKRGPARLLDSSANTFEQSTRAYNTMNKFLSSFIDHVHKEMDYIVKDKLLLERILSMEFMEPIEKSIFYNDEGHSFSDVLYYGNETTLLIFDILFFSIVDLASQSFVLAAILTYLQQEIFRFIRNTLGQKNLASKTLVDERFLI; encoded by the exons ATGGTTTCTAGTAATGGTGGGTCCTCCATTATTTGTCAAAAATGCCCAGAAAATGTG agCGGAGTCACTCAGGATGGGTGGAATTGTATTACTTGCCCTAAAGGCCtgacttcagaaggaaaatgtaaatgCCTCAATAATGAAATATTAG TGGAAAGAAGTATCGATGGCATTTTGCTTAGTGAAGCATTGTGCATACGTTGTAACGGAAGTGAGCAATCGTTCTCTGCTTCAGATGCGTCAGGAAATAG GTGTGTAAGGTGCGAACAAACGTTCATCAATGTAAGCAAGTCTTGTGACTGCAGCAGCCCAAACATTTTA actggAGGATTGTGTTTCAGTGCTAGTGAAAGCTTACCCCCAAAGGGAGTTGCAACTGTTCGTTTTGGACAGCTA GGTATAACACTGACATCAGCATGGTTTCTGAAAAACCTGCAATCCTCAGCCTCTGCCTGTTGG TTGTACTCCAATCTAACAGCATGCCAAGCTCTTGGAAACATGTGTGTGATGAATATGAACTCACTGAGTTCTTCAAGTACTGATGCCTGTGGTTTATTTCAGTATATTTATGTCAATACAGCAAGGCTAGGCATTGTTCATTCAATAGCCTTCTG GAGGCATAATCTTCCGTGGCTATATTATGGTGATCAACCAGGATTAGCATCCCAGGTGCTTGAGGCAAATCATTTCCCTACAATGTTCACTTTTAAAGGAACAGAGAAG GATGTAAAGCTGCAATTTATTGCAGCCTcttttgatgcagcaggaaacttTCTTAAGTGGCAAAATTTGGAAGGGGGCATCTTACAG CTTTGTCCTGATACCCAGACTAAATTGAATGCAGCTTATGCGTTTGGAACAACTTACCAACAAAGT tGTAAAATTTCAGTTTCCAAGATTTTATTGGATTTTACTGAACCAATCTTTTACGACCTGTTCCTTGAATATAAAGGTGACAATGGACAACAATATCTTTGGGATGTGCCAGTTTTAAACTTGAATCTTCAATACAGTGAAATGTTTGTTAATCAAG GCAGTAATATGAACAACTGGCTTTTGACTCGTCGATTTCTTTTGGTGGATGCACtaagtggaaaagaaaatgacTTGGGAAAACTACCAAGAGTAATTCGAATTGCTAGCAAAATAACAATAAG TATTCGTCTGGTATCCCATACTCAGAAAGGAACAATCTACCCTCCTCTACTTACTATTGCTTACACAGATGTGCTTCTTCAAAACCCTGAATCCCAGAGTGTGATG GTTTCCTTCTCAGTCAATTACGAGATGAATCAGTCAGAGGCTCAGATTCAGACTGAT atCACGTTGGGTGTGTTGGGTGGGCTTGCAGTGTTATGGTCCCTTCTCAAGACTGCAGGCTGGAAGAGGCGTACGGGAAGCTCTATAATTGACTTGCAG ACGATTTTGAAGTTCTTAGTGTTTTATGCTGGAGACCTTGCCAACGTTTTCTTTGTCATCACAGCAGGCACAGGGATTTATTGGCTTGTGTTCTTCAAA GCTCAGCAGTTTGTCTCTGTCCTTTTACCACTGCCATCTCAAGAAGCAAATTTTGTTACATACATAGCATGTGCCTTTAGTttaaag GCTCTGCAATTCTTACAATTGCTGGTTTCACAACTTACTATAGATATTTTCTTTATTGACTGGGAAAGACCAAAGGGCAAAGTTCTTAAAGCAGTTGAAG GTGAAGGTGTTATTAAAAGTGGTGCTGCACCTGTGAGCATATGGAGGACGTATTTTATAGCAAATGAATGGAATGAAATTCAGACAGTAAGGAAGATAAATCCCCTCTTTCAAGTGcttgcagttcttttttttctggag GTGGTAGGATTTTCAAACCTGGCGTTAATGGATTCTTCTTCCAGTCTTACAAGAAGCAGTGAGAGTTACATAGCTCCCTGGAGCCGCATTTTAAGATTCGGTGTGTCTGCTGCACTCTGGCTAGCCATTGCCTTCTTACAG gttatatttttttctgtgttctatGAAAGATTTGTTGAAGATAAGATAAGCCAATTTGTTGATTTGTGTTGCATGAGCAAT ATTTCAGTGTTTCTCTTGTCACACAGCTGCTTTGGTTATTACATCCATGGTCGCTCTGTGCATGGACATGCAGATACCAATATGGAAGAAATGAATATGAACCTAAAGAGAGAAGCA GAAAATCTGTGTAGTCAGAGGGGCTTGTTACCAAACACAGATGGCCAGACATTTCAGATTTCTATTTCAAGAAAAATGCGACTGCACTATGACAGGATTCACGAAACCTTAACAAGA AAACGTGGTCCTGCTAGGCTTTTGGACTCTTCTGCAAATACTTTCGAACAAAGCACAAGGGCATACAACACCATGAACAAATTTCTCAGTTCTTTTATTGATCAC GTTCATAAAGAAATGGATTATATTGTTAAAGATAAGTTGCTGCTTGAACGGATTCTTAGCATGGAGTTCATGGAACCAATagagaaaagtattttttacaATG atGAAGGACACTCTTTCAGTGATGTTCTCTATTATGGCAATGAGACAACGCTGCTCATCTTTGATATCCTGTTTTTCTCCATTGTGGATCTGGCTTCCCAAAGTTTTGTTTTAGCCGCTATTTTAACATATTTGCAACAAGAG ATATTTAGGTTTATTCGTAATACACTTGGGCAGAAGAATTTGGCATCCAAAACCTTGGTGGATGAAAGATTTCTTATTTAA